The Streptomyces kanamyceticus genome window below encodes:
- a CDS encoding MmyB family transcriptional regulator, which translates to MHEVWRTVVEGVSDSMAYITDRHWNLVAHNADFEALFLPGGKPSNVMRWMLLDEQARTVTLTNWAEDWAPVVCPALREAAAQNPADPELIDLATDVRLDPVVGPIYKATGTTRALHPDGVVRPIHHAVRGPGWVVVSAANPLTQIDARVVFMQFHPGTTRPHLPFPLSTEDNHWVPPGRA; encoded by the coding sequence ATGCACGAGGTCTGGCGCACCGTCGTCGAGGGAGTCTCCGATTCGATGGCCTACATCACCGACAGACACTGGAACCTCGTGGCGCATAACGCCGACTTTGAGGCGCTCTTTCTCCCAGGAGGGAAGCCGTCGAACGTCATGCGGTGGATGCTGCTGGACGAGCAGGCCCGCACAGTCACGCTTACGAACTGGGCCGAGGACTGGGCTCCAGTGGTCTGCCCGGCGCTCCGAGAGGCTGCCGCGCAGAATCCAGCCGATCCCGAGCTTATCGACCTGGCGACCGATGTCCGTCTTGACCCTGTCGTGGGTCCCATCTACAAGGCGACCGGGACCACTCGTGCCTTGCACCCTGATGGCGTTGTTCGCCCGATCCACCACGCCGTGAGAGGACCGGGCTGGGTGGTAGTCTCCGCCGCCAACCCGCTCACTCAAATCGACGCGCGAGTTGTCTTCATGCAATTCCACCCGGGAACGACCCGCCCACATCTGCCATTTCCTCTGAGTACGGAGGACAATCACTGGGTTCCGCCGGGGCGAGCCTAG
- a CDS encoding helix-turn-helix domain-containing protein, which yields MMQHARVLVHGSHKAVTPGPDRPVPLSLFRTVAPAADHGAQEISTTTSRRVRRHDFLRAVQWAIGSGLWPRANHTTARIAEDLARRMNADGHVAYGRLALAKRLKVSRRTVDRHVALLREIGLLAWVVHGSRTNTRPCHLPGWSGTATIYAATAPPAWDTAMGHRIRGSGYQARLVGFTPDGRRLAITDARRRGHSKQAAPIRTHSRMAFQRTMRDTPSCRENPLRPAAKVERGIRTTPRASRSSSTSSAAAATAVAAWVRPRVPWTQAESLRRLAFALRPWIEAGLSGGEIVDDLSSWWLSWRPRQPAAYLLSRWHTRQQQTPRHAPTPDSPATGCAPNQAFLEAVMGLRAKLPAVEETEAKEVHPPAFVIRNRIRAALRTASEARLHRTPDSCSSLAEWDALCDERGVRLWTYYAP from the coding sequence ATGATGCAGCATGCCCGTGTTCTGGTCCACGGCTCGCATAAGGCCGTCACGCCAGGTCCAGACCGTCCCGTACCGCTGAGTCTGTTCCGGACGGTCGCGCCCGCTGCCGACCACGGAGCGCAGGAGATCTCCACCACGACGTCGCGGCGTGTACGCCGCCACGACTTCCTGCGGGCCGTGCAATGGGCTATCGGCTCCGGCCTCTGGCCGCGCGCCAACCACACCACTGCCCGCATCGCCGAGGACCTGGCGCGTCGCATGAACGCCGACGGGCATGTCGCCTACGGGCGCCTGGCCCTGGCCAAACGCCTCAAGGTCAGCCGCCGTACCGTCGACCGGCACGTCGCGCTGCTGCGCGAGATCGGGCTGCTGGCCTGGGTCGTGCACGGCTCACGCACCAACACCCGCCCGTGCCACCTGCCGGGCTGGTCCGGTACCGCGACGATCTACGCGGCCACTGCGCCTCCGGCTTGGGATACCGCTATGGGCCACCGCATCCGCGGCAGCGGCTATCAAGCGCGGCTCGTCGGTTTCACTCCGGACGGCCGCCGCCTGGCCATCACCGACGCCCGCCGCAGGGGGCACAGCAAGCAGGCAGCGCCCATCAGGACGCACAGCCGGATGGCATTCCAGCGGACCATGCGTGACACCCCTTCCTGTAGGGAGAACCCCTTACGTCCTGCAGCCAAGGTAGAGAGGGGGATAAGAACTACACCCCGTGCGTCCCGAAGTTCATCGACAAGCAGCGCGGCGGCAGCCACCGCGGTTGCCGCGTGGGTACGGCCCCGCGTGCCCTGGACGCAGGCGGAAAGCCTGCGAAGGCTGGCCTTCGCCCTGCGGCCCTGGATCGAAGCGGGCCTGTCTGGTGGGGAGATCGTGGACGATCTCAGCTCCTGGTGGCTGTCCTGGCGCCCCCGGCAGCCTGCGGCCTACCTGCTCTCGCGGTGGCACACCCGCCAGCAACAGACCCCGCGGCACGCCCCCACCCCCGACTCCCCCGCCACCGGATGCGCACCCAACCAGGCCTTCCTCGAAGCCGTCATGGGCCTTCGCGCCAAGCTTCCGGCAGTGGAAGAGACCGAAGCCAAGGAGGTTCACCCGCCCGCGTTCGTGATACGGAACCGGATCCGTGCCGCGCTCCGTACAGCATCCGAGGCCCGCCTGCACCGCACACCGGACTCATGCTCCTCCCTGGCCGAGTGGGACGCGCTTTGCGACGAACGCGGCGTGCGGTTGTGGACCTACTACGCCCCCTAG
- a CDS encoding helix-turn-helix domain-containing protein, producing the protein MHRAAVMPPERSASGVGRTLSVLRALRQLGPGTYPLAAIAAEAGLPSPTAHRYLQALIGEGAVERQGPHGHYAFIETPHCLSNFPSVWPVLQLAWVQ; encoded by the coding sequence ATGCATCGTGCTGCCGTCATGCCGCCGGAGCGGTCGGCCAGCGGCGTGGGGCGCACGCTCTCCGTGCTGCGCGCACTGCGCCAGCTCGGGCCGGGAACCTACCCGCTGGCGGCCATCGCCGCCGAGGCGGGATTGCCGTCGCCCACGGCTCATCGCTATCTGCAGGCGTTGATCGGCGAGGGCGCGGTGGAGCGGCAGGGTCCACACGGCCACTACGCCTTTATAGAGACACCGCATTGCTTGTCCAACTTCCCCTCGGTCTGGCCGGTCCTCCAACTGGCTTGGGTTCAGTGA